One stretch of Punica granatum isolate Tunisia-2019 chromosome 5, ASM765513v2, whole genome shotgun sequence DNA includes these proteins:
- the LOC116207118 gene encoding probable purple acid phosphatase 20, with protein MSMAPSGGHCRLLALAILAMTVATMFGSGHSYNRPKARRTIFVRRLSNDNSPEQVHISVVGVDKMRVSWITKDEARATVEYGTSAGVYDSSVTGTTSSYKYVLYKSGQIHEAVIGPLKPDTVYYYRCSSDPSREFNLKTPPAQFPIKFAVIGDFGQTDWTKSTLQHISRSDYDMLLLPGDLSYADFYQPLWDSFGRLVEPLASQRPWMVTQGNHEIEKIPVVHSKSFTSYNARWRMPFEESGSTSNLYYSFDVAGVHVIMLGSYTDFGPDSDQYRWLQEDLGKVDRARTPWVVVLIHAPWYNTNTAHQGEKESVDMKAAMEDLLYQARVDIVFAGHVHAYERFTRVYDGKADDCGPVHITIGDGGNREGLATKYRDPAENISIFREASFGYGQFEVVNETHAQWTWHRNDNDESVVADSVWLTSLSSNPICKH; from the exons ATGTCCATGGCCCCCTCTGGCGGCCACTGCCGGCTTCTGGCTTTGGCAATACTGGCCATGACCGTTGCTACAATGTTTGGGAGCGGTCATTCCTACAACCGGCCAAAAGCACGCCGCACGATCTTTGTCCGCCGCTTATCAAACGACAATTCTCCAGAACAG GTGCACATATCTGTTGTCGGGGTAGACAAAATGAGGGTGTCATGGATTACAAAAGATGAGGCCCGAGCAACCGTCGAATATGGTACGTCAGCTGGCGTGTATGATAGTTCAGTTACGGGGACTACTTCATCTTATAAGTATGTGCTCTATAAGTCGGGCCAAATTCACGAGGCGGTCATCGGTCCGTTGAAGCCCGATACGGTCTACTACTACCGGTGCAGTTCTGATCCATCGCGGGAGTTCAACTTGAAAACGCCTCCCGCCCAATTCCCCATCAAATTTGCAGTAATTG GTGACTTTGGACAGACTGATTGGACGAAGTCGACCCTCCAGCACATATCGCGGTCGGACTACGACATGTTGCTACTGCCGGGGGACCTGTCCTACGCGGACTTTTACCAGCCTTTGTGGGACTCTTTTGGGAGACTGGTCGAGCCACTGGCAAGCCAGCGGCCCTGGATGGTGACCCAGGGTAACCATGAGATCGAGAAGATCCCGGTTGTCCACTCCAAGTCCTTCACATCCTACAATGCTAGGTGGCGCATGCCATTCGAGGAGAGTGGGTCCACCAGCAACCTCTACTACTCATTCGATGTAGCCGGAGTCCATGTTATCATGTTAGGTTCGTACACAGATTTCGGGCCAGACTCGGACCAATACCGGTGGCTACAAGAGGATTTGGGAAAGGTGGATAGGGCAAGGACTCCATGGGTTGTGGTGCTGATACATGCTCCGTGGTACAACACTAACACCGCTCATCAAGGTGAGAAGGAGTCGGTGGACATGAAAGCCGCCATGGAAGATCTGCTGTATCAGGCCCGTGTAGACATTGTCTTCGCCGGGCATGTGCACGCATATGAGCGTTTC ACTCGAGTTTATGATGGAAAAGCCGATGACTGTGGCCCGGTGCATATCACAATCGGTGATGGTGGCAATCGTGAAGGCCTTGCGACAAA GTACAGGGATCCGGCGGAAAATATTTCCATCTTCAGGGAGGCAAGCTTCGGGTATGGTCAGTTCGAGGTTGTGAACGAGACCCATGCACAGTGGACGTGGCATAGGAATGATAACGATGAGTCGGTCGTAGCCGATTCTGTGTGGCTTACTAGTCTCTCATCAAACCCAATCTGTAAACATTAA